A region of Culicoides brevitarsis isolate CSIRO-B50_1 chromosome 1, AGI_CSIRO_Cbre_v1, whole genome shotgun sequence DNA encodes the following proteins:
- the LOC134827067 gene encoding soluble calcium-activated nucleotidase 1, which produces MSNSLIIAGRDRTDKMYDWRQRLLAPSPTYRIGNRTIRFQTQFVWLLIVLGFVVLVFFYVKPSSSASKGSSSSYYESNYLSDSGNDGGTVSMQYNHTYPLSAPIVSNGIVNYKIAVIADMDTDSRIKASEEQWKSYLKHGFLSYNSRQDSVTVNWDTEDTVELTSFYSNKGRGMELSELIVFNGRLLTVDDRTGLVFEIIRDKMIPWVILADGDGTSSKAFKAEWATVKDEHLFVGSMGKEWTSSTGEFLSYDPMWVKRVSITGEIHHINWTNPYKALRKATGIDFPGYILHESGMWSHEMKKWMFLPRRCSKETYNDKVDEHKGCNLLIKADADFKKIEVVKIGEIKPTLGYSSFKFVPNTNDQVIVALKSEEVDGKTATYITVFRIDGKILLPDQKISATLKFEGLEFV; this is translated from the exons ATGAGCAATTCATTGATCATCGCTGGTAGGGACCGCACGGATAAAATGTATGACTGGAGACAGAGACTCTTGGCACCCAGTCCAACTTATCGAATAGGAAATC GCACGATACGCTTCCAGACGCAATTCGTATGGCTCTTAATTGTCCTTGGATTTGTAGTTTTAGTCTTTTTCTACGTCAAGCCATCGTCATCCGCGTCAAAAGGATCGTCCTCGTCGTACTACGAGAGCAATTACTTGAGTGACAGCGGCAACGATGGCGGCACCGTGTCGATGCAATATAACCACACATATCCCCTGAGTGCGCCGATCGTCAGCAATGGCATTGTAAATTATAAGATAGCAGTAATCGCGGACATGGACACAGATTCGCGCATCAAGGCATCCGAGGAGCAGTGGAAAAGTTACCTGAAACACGGATTTCTCAGTTACAACAGTCGCCAAGACAGCGTCACGGTGAACTGGGACACCGAAGATACCGTGGAACTCACTTCGTTCTACTCGAATAAGGGACGTGGCATGGAATTGTCCGAATTAATTGTATTTAACGGCAGACTTTTAACTGTTGATGACCGTACGGGTTTAGTTTTTGAGATAATTAGAGATAAGATGATACCATGGGTGATACTCGCTGACGGAGACGGCACCTCTTCGAAAGCTTTTAAGGCCGAATGGGCCACGGTGAAGGACGAACATCTCTTTGTCGGGTCCATGGGCAAGGAATGGACCTCGAGCACGGGCGAATTCCTCAGTTATGACCCGATGTGGGTGAAACGTGTGTCAATTACCGGAGAAATCCATCACATTAACTGGACGAATCCGTATAAGGCGTTACGCAAAGCTACGGGTATCGATTTTCCCGGATATATTTTACATGAAAGCGGAATGTGGTCGCACGAGATGAAAAAATGGATGTTTTTGCCGCGACGCTGCTCAAAAGAAACCTACAACGACAAAGTGGACGAACACAAGGGATGCAATTTGCTGATTAAAGCCGATGCGGACTTCAAGAAAATTGAAGTTGTGAAAATTGGCGAAATTAAACCGACTCTCGGGTATTCCAGCTTCAAATTTGTACCAAATACCAATGATCAGGTAATTGTAGCACTGAAATCGGAAGAAGTCGACGGTAAAACTGCTACCTATATCACAGTATTCAGAATTGACGGCAAAATTCTCCTGCCTGACCAGAAAATTTCAGCAACTCTCAAATTCGAAGGCTTGGAATTCGTGTAA
- the LOC134827317 gene encoding LOW QUALITY PROTEIN: mucin-5AC-like (The sequence of the model RefSeq protein was modified relative to this genomic sequence to represent the inferred CDS: deleted 2 bases in 1 codon), translating into MEIFSILGFLVLTIGQEAESAPLESKFLCGTQDYHCINQSTYWLCIEDLDGNFYVDDPSDMRKCPGKTICENGYPIECSATLTTTSTLIPSTEEMSSTTRGFEVVTQEVTSTTTSDPVDMTSSSVITEETTENESSTRPSKPTTESSTSYVPDTSTSVVNSEQTTIETPSESTSNGSESETPQETVTEESTSESTSEKTTEGSENPSEPTTEGSESGNPSETTTEGSESGNPSETTTEGSGSPSETTTEGSGSPSETTTEGSGSPSETTTEGSESGNPSETTTEGSGSPSETTTEGSESENPSETTTEASGSPSETTTEGSGSPSETTTEKVEILQKQQLKDQEALQKRQLKDQEALQKRQLKDREVKILQKRQLKHQEALQKQQLKDQEALQKRQLRALKVEILQKQQLKDQEALQKRQLKDQEALQKQQLRALKVEILQKQQLKDQEALQKQQLKDQEALQKQQLKAQKIHQKRQLRNLKVEILQKRQLKDQEALQKRQLKDQEALQKQQLKDRKVNPSETTTEASGSPSETTTEGSESGNPSETTTEESGSFSETTTEASGGSSETTTEGSGSENPAETTTEASGSPSETTTKGSTNPSETTTEGSGSESSSETTTNGLTSANPESSTSESSHESTTASSGSENPSQSTTEISENPLETTTKETTPEMTTATSESSVTSTTEYPQSTSTQSTGSETSESTSTSESSTSEAPTTTTSVSSTTSETTKTPSTTEEPTVPSKSTEVLPPQTSENPQTSTETSTNRPITSTTETSSTATSPSTTFSSIVTSTTTQSTTTTSTTTTSTTPKPSTAHDDSSESNESTSVECKKFECKEQGLFADCSDCRKYYKCKHKNNRKWQQQHKKCRRGYLFDEAEHKCVRAHQAKCLYKPKDSKEKHSRERNSESNES; encoded by the exons atggAAATATTTAGTATTTTAGGTTTTCTAGTCTTAACG ATTGGACAAGAAGCCGAAAGTGCTCCTTTGGAATCTAAATTTCTCTGTGGCACCCAAGATTATCACTGTATCAATCAGAGTACATATTGGCTATGTATCGAAGATTTGGATGGCAACTTTTACGTAGATGATCCCAGTGATATGAGAAAGTGTCCAGGAAAAACAATTTGCGAAAATGGATATCCGATTGAGTGTAGTGCAACATTGACGACAACTTCAACTTTGATTCCAAGTACGGAAGAAATGAGTTCGACTACTAGAGGATTTGAAGTAGTAACTCAGGAAGTTACTTCAACGACAACTAGCGACCCTGTAGACATGACATCTTCAAGCGTCATAACGGAAGAAACAACTGAAAATGAGAGTTCAACGAGACCATCAAAGCCAACAACAGAGAGTTCTACGAGTTACGTACCGGATACATCTACCTCAGTAGTTAATAGTGAACAAACGACAATTGAAACACCAAGTGAATCTACCTCGAACGGTTCAGAAAGTGAGACCCCTCAAGAAACGGTGACTGAAGAATCTACTAGTGAAAGTACATCAGAAAAAACAACTGAAGGTTCAGAAAATCCTTCAGAACCGACAACTGAGGGCTCTGAAAGTGGAAATCCTTCAGAAACGACAACTGAGGGATCTGAAAGTGGAAATCCTTCAGAAACAACAACTGAAGGATCAGGAAGCCCTTCAGAAACGACAACTGAAGGATCAGGAAGCCCTTCAGAAACGACAACTGAAGGATCAGGAAGCCCTTCAGAAACGACAACTGAGGGATCTGAAAGTGGAAATCCTTCAGAAACAACAACTGAAGGATCAGGAAGCCCTTCAGAAACAACAACTGAGGGCTCTGAAAGTGAAAATCCTTCAGAAACGACAACTGAAGCATCAGGAAGCCCTTCAGAAACAACAACTGAAGGATCAGGAAGCCCTTCAGAAACGACAACTGAAAAAGTGGAAATCCTTCAGAAACAACAACTGAAGGATCAGGAAGCCCTTCAGAAACGACAACTGAAGGATCAGGAAGCCCTTCAGAAACGACAACTCAAGGATCGGGAAGTGAAAATCCTTCAGAAACGACAACTGAAGCATCAGGAAGCCCTTCAGAAACAACAACTGAAGGATCAGGAAGCCCTTCAGAAACGACAACTGAGGGCTCTGAAAGTGGAAATCCTTCAGAAACAACAACTGAAGGATCAGGAAGCCCTTCAGAAACGACAACTGAAGGATCAGGAAGCCCTTCAGAAACAACAACTGAGGGCTCTGAAAGTGGAAATCCTTCAGAAACAACAACTGAAGGATCAGGAAGCCCTTCAGAAACAACAACTGAAGGATCAGGAAGCCCTTCAGAAGCAACAACTGAAAGCTCAGAAAATCCATCAGAAACGACAACTGAGGAATCTGAAAGTGGAAATCCTTCAGAAACGACAACTGAAGGATCAGGAAGCCCTTCAGAAACGACAACTCAAGGATCAGGAGGCTCTTCAGAAACAACAACTCAAGGATCGGAAAGTG AACCCTTCAGAAACGACAACTGAAGCATCAGGAAGCCCTTCAGAAACAACAACTGAGGGATCGGAAAGTGGAAACCCTTCAGAAACGACAACCGAAGAATCAGGAAGCTTTTCAGAAACGACAACTGAAGCATCAGGAGGCTCTTCAGAAACGACAACTGAAGGATCGGGAAGTGAGAATCCTGCAGAAACGACAACTGAAGCTTCAGGAAGCCCTTCAGAAACAACAACTAAAGGCTCAACAAACCCTTCAGAAACGACAACTGAGGGATCAGGAAGTGAAAGTTCTTCCGAAACGACAACTAATGGATTAACGAGTGCAAATCCAGAGTCATCAACGAGTGAAAGTTCTCACGAATCCACCACAGCAAGTTCAGGAAGCGAGAATCCTTCTCAGTCAACAACTGAAATCTCAGAAAATCCTTTAGAAACGACAACGAAAGAAACTACTCCAGAAATGACTACGGCAACATCCGAAAGCTCTGTAACTTCTACAACAGAATATCCTCAGTCGACATCAACTCAAAGCACAGGAAGTGAAACATCAGAAAGCACATCTACATCCGAAAGTTCTACAAGCGAAGctcctacaacaacaacaagtgtcTCGTCGACCACAAGTGAGACAACGAAAACCCCTAGCACAACTGAAGAACCAACTGTTCCAAGTAAATCCACTGAAGTCTTACCACCGCAAACATCTGAAAACCCTCAAACATCAACGGAAACTTCGACAAACCGTCCAATTACTTCAACAACTGAAACTTCCTCAACAGCTACTTCTCCATCCACAACGTTTTCTTCGATAGTAACATCAACGACTACCCAAAGTACGACAACAACTTCTACGACTACGACATCCACCACTCCTAAGCCATCAACTGCTCATGATGACAGCTCCGAAAGCAATGAAAGCACGTCAgttgaatgcaaaaaattcgAGTGTAAAGAACAGGGATTGTTTGCTGATTGCTCTGATTGCAGAAAGTACTACAAGTGTAAGCATAAAAACAATCGGAAatggcaacaacaacacaaaaaatgtagaCGAGGATATTTGTTTGATGAAGCAGAACATAAGTGTGTAAGAGCGCACCAAGCCAAATGTTTGTACAAGCCGAAAGACTCGAAGGAAAAACATTCAAGAGAACGTAATTCCGAATCAAATGAAAGCTAA
- the LOC134827068 gene encoding mediator of RNA polymerase II transcription subunit 30, producing the protein MNQQGFLPNQGQVIRPAQSPAQQTNNTQQAPTTPQGPPPNQSPAQTGQPQQQQQAPPAQPIHQRDFPLLTLCKIGQDTVIDIVSRFQEVYTLLKVVAPPNGTQQGLTSSMDKKMKVQEQFRTLRLLFKRLRLLFDKVNDGLEDTDYPHIMNFVPLKDGPDTRPEVQITDDYKKYVQEAKELSDMLSTKNRQLREVIDKLRIIIWEINTMLSMRRS; encoded by the exons atgaatcaaCAAG gATTTCTCCCCAATCAAGGACAAGTTATTCGTCCGGCACAAAGTCCTGCTcagcaaacaaacaacacaCAACAAGCTCCAACCACTCCGCAAGGTCCTCCTCCGAACCAGAGTCCCGCACAAACTGGTCAGccacaacagcaacaacaggcACCTCCAGCACAACCAATTCATCAACGCGACTTTCCTTTACTCACACTTTGCAAAATTGGTCAAGATACGGTAATCGACATTGTTTCTCGTTTCCAAGAGGTTTACACGCTTCTGAAGGTCGTTGCACCACCAAATGGCACGCAACAAGGTCTCACCAGCAGCATGGACAAGAAAATGAAGGTTCAGGAACAATTTCGGACTTTGCGATTGCTGTTTAAACGTTTGCGATTGCTTTTTGATAAAGTGAATGACGGTCTCGAGGACACGGATTATCCGCACATTATGAATTTTGTTCCGTTGAAAGATGGGCCCGATACTCGTCCAGAGGTGCAAATAACAGACGATTATAAGAAATATGTGCAGGAAGCGAAGGAATTGTCGGATATGCTTTCCACGAAAAATCGACAATTGCGAGAAGTTATTGATAAGTTGAGGATCATCATTTGGGAAATTAATACAATGCTGTCCATGAGACGATCTTAA